In Deinococcus sp. Marseille-Q6407, a single window of DNA contains:
- a CDS encoding NAD-dependent succinate-semialdehyde dehydrogenase — translation MTANSQPAARPERPFATVNPYTGETVKTFPFLSSEEVPAVIERADRAYREWSVRPVQERAAAVRRAGELMLERTEELAALITLEMGKLLREARGEVALAASILKYYGEQGPTFLEPRTIPVPQGEAAVLHAPTGVLLGIEPWNYPLYQVVRFAAPNLVVGNTVLLKHSELCPQSALALQQLFGDAGVPQGVYNNVFLRISDVEQVIAHPAVQGVSLTGSERAGASVAELAGRHLKKCVLELGGSDPFIVLDTGDLDTTVQAAAVGRLSNTGQACIAAKRLIVVDDLYDDFVAKLGATFSAMQPGDPADPATQVGPLSSEQAARDLQAQVQDAIDKGATVVAGGQRPEHPGAFLLPTILTDVTPDMRAYREELFGPVAVVYRVKDEDEAVQLANSSVYGLGGAVFSSDTERAQRVADRLETGMVWINHPTSSSPELPFGGVKRSGFGRELSSMGMLEFTNQKLVRVFPVEKKPSQVVG, via the coding sequence ATGACTGCCAACTCTCAACCAGCCGCCCGGCCTGAACGCCCTTTTGCCACCGTCAACCCCTACACCGGCGAAACGGTCAAGACTTTTCCTTTCCTGAGCAGCGAGGAAGTGCCGGCCGTGATCGAGCGGGCCGACCGCGCCTACCGCGAGTGGAGTGTGCGCCCGGTGCAGGAGCGGGCCGCAGCCGTGCGCCGCGCCGGCGAGCTGATGCTGGAGCGCACCGAGGAACTCGCTGCCCTGATCACCCTCGAGATGGGCAAGCTGCTGCGTGAAGCCCGGGGCGAGGTGGCCCTGGCCGCCAGCATCCTGAAGTACTACGGCGAGCAGGGCCCCACCTTCTTGGAACCCAGGACCATTCCAGTGCCGCAGGGCGAAGCGGCCGTGCTGCACGCACCGACCGGCGTGCTGCTGGGCATCGAACCCTGGAACTATCCGCTGTATCAGGTGGTGCGGTTCGCGGCGCCCAACCTGGTGGTGGGCAATACGGTGCTGCTCAAGCACTCGGAACTCTGCCCGCAGTCGGCGCTGGCCCTGCAACAGCTGTTTGGGGACGCCGGCGTGCCGCAGGGCGTGTACAACAACGTCTTCCTGCGAATCAGCGATGTGGAACAGGTGATTGCCCACCCCGCCGTGCAGGGTGTCTCGCTGACCGGCAGTGAACGCGCCGGGGCCAGCGTGGCCGAACTGGCCGGCCGGCACCTGAAAAAGTGCGTGCTGGAACTGGGTGGCAGCGATCCTTTTATCGTGCTGGACACCGGAGACCTGGACACCACCGTGCAGGCAGCGGCGGTTGGCCGCCTCAGCAACACCGGCCAGGCCTGCATCGCCGCCAAGCGCCTGATTGTTGTGGACGACCTCTACGACGACTTTGTCGCCAAGCTGGGTGCGACCTTCTCCGCGATGCAGCCGGGCGACCCGGCGGACCCGGCCACCCAGGTGGGCCCGCTGTCCTCCGAGCAGGCCGCGCGTGACCTGCAGGCCCAGGTGCAGGACGCCATTGATAAGGGTGCCACGGTGGTGGCCGGCGGTCAGCGCCCCGAGCATCCCGGCGCGTTCCTATTGCCCACCATCCTCACCGACGTGACCCCCGACATGCGGGCCTACCGCGAGGAACTCTTCGGCCCGGTGGCGGTGGTTTACCGCGTCAAGGATGAGGACGAAGCCGTGCAGCTGGCCAACTCGTCCGTCTACGGTCTGGGCGGCGCCGTGTTCAGCAGCGACACCGAGCGGGCGCAGCGGGTGGCCGACCGCCTGGAAACCGGCATGGTCTGGATCAACCACCCCACCTCGTCCTCGCCCGAGCTGCCGTTTGGCGGCGTCAAGCGCTCCGGCTTTGGCCGCGAGCTGTCGAGCATGGGCATGCTGGAATTCACCAACCAGAAACTGGTGCGCGTTTTCCCAGTCGAGAAAAAGCCCAGCCAAGTGGTCGGCTGA
- a CDS encoding cobyrinate a,c-diamide synthase, protein MSAAPASVSVPARSAFVLAAPSSGSGKTTAAALLCLALRASGLSVQPFKLGPDYLDPTHLGRAAGRPARNLDSFLLPPERVEALFARAAGTADVSVVEGVMGLYDGLDPTSDEHSTAALARQLGLRVVLLLDAGGMARTAAAVAAGLRDFGAGVDLAGVILNRVGGEGHARLCEAALAEVGLPLLGFIPDDPALHLPERHLGLLAAEEAAWDEAAALQAARFLRLDALLAATRLPALAPAAPLQFPEPRARIAYAWDAAFSFYYPDALDELRLAGAELLPFSPLHDAGLPENVGGLLLGGGYPELYADQLSRNVSMRRAVRDFAAAGRPVIGECGGLMYLGQSLLDLEGAEHEMCGVIPARTRMQPRLSLGYREAAALHASPLAPAGAVLRGHEFHYSERLDPPSHPAYRWTTAAGEVVEEGRAQGKVLASYLHLHLGADPALARRLVEACC, encoded by the coding sequence TTGAGCGCGGCGCCGGCGTCGGTGTCGGTCCCGGCCCGCAGCGCTTTCGTGCTGGCGGCGCCCTCGTCGGGCAGCGGCAAAACCACGGCGGCGGCGCTGCTGTGCCTGGCGCTGCGGGCCTCCGGCCTGAGCGTGCAGCCATTTAAGCTGGGCCCCGACTACCTCGACCCGACCCACCTGGGCCGGGCCGCCGGGCGCCCGGCGCGCAATCTCGACTCGTTCCTGCTGCCGCCGGAGCGTGTAGAGGCGCTGTTCGCCCGCGCGGCCGGCACTGCCGATGTGAGCGTGGTGGAAGGGGTCATGGGCCTTTACGACGGCCTGGACCCCACCTCCGACGAGCATTCCACGGCCGCGCTGGCCCGGCAGCTGGGCCTGCGGGTGGTGCTGCTGCTGGACGCTGGCGGCATGGCCCGCACGGCGGCGGCGGTGGCGGCCGGGCTGCGTGATTTCGGTGCCGGGGTGGACCTGGCCGGCGTGATTCTCAACCGGGTGGGAGGCGAAGGCCACGCCCGGCTGTGTGAGGCGGCGCTGGCAGAGGTGGGCTTGCCGCTGCTGGGCTTCATCCCGGATGACCCCGCCCTGCACCTGCCCGAGCGGCACCTGGGCCTGCTGGCCGCCGAGGAAGCCGCCTGGGACGAGGCTGCTGCCTTGCAGGCTGCCCGCTTCCTGCGGCTGGACGCGTTGCTGGCCGCCACCCGCCTGCCCGCGCTGGCGCCGGCCGCGCCGCTGCAGTTCCCTGAACCCCGCGCCCGCATCGCTTACGCTTGGGACGCAGCCTTTTCCTTTTATTATCCCGACGCACTGGACGAACTGCGCCTGGCCGGGGCCGAGCTGTTGCCGTTCAGCCCCCTGCATGATGCGGGCCTGCCTGAGAATGTCGGCGGTCTGCTGCTGGGCGGCGGCTATCCCGAGCTGTATGCCGATCAACTGAGCCGCAATGTGTCCATGCGCCGGGCTGTGCGCGACTTTGCCGCCGCAGGCCGCCCGGTCATCGGCGAGTGTGGCGGGCTGATGTATCTGGGCCAGAGTCTGCTGGACCTGGAAGGCGCCGAGCACGAGATGTGCGGCGTGATTCCGGCCCGCACCCGGATGCAGCCGCGCCTCAGCCTGGGCTACCGCGAGGCCGCGGCTTTGCACGCCTCACCGTTGGCGCCGGCCGGCGCTGTGCTGCGCGGGCACGAGTTCCACTATTCCGAGCGGCTGGACCCGCCTTCTCACCCGGCCTACCGCTGGACCACCGCTGCCGGTGAAGTGGTGGAAGAGGGCCGCGCCCAGGGCAAGGTGCTGGCCAGCTATCTGCACCTGCACCTCGGCGCTGACCCGGCCCTGGCCCGGCGACTGGTGGAGGCGTGCTGCTGA
- the cobO gene encoding cob(I)yrinic acid a,c-diamide adenosyltransferase yields the protein MMDDATRQRREAAMRELAEARDSYRKREDVSKGRRGLLLVNTGDGKGKSTAALGLMMRAHGRGLRTGLFHFLKHEGASFGEHRTLDLLELPYQGLGDGFTWRSRDLENSAALAAHGWTLARAAIESGEYDLIVLDEFTYPLTYGWVPWPEVEAVLRGRDPDLHVMITGRSALPELIALADTVTEMRAVKHAYEAGIGGQKGIEY from the coding sequence ATGATGGACGACGCCACCCGGCAGCGCCGCGAGGCGGCCATGCGCGAGCTGGCAGAGGCGCGGGACAGCTACCGCAAGCGGGAGGACGTTTCCAAGGGTCGGCGCGGCCTGCTGCTGGTAAATACCGGCGACGGCAAAGGCAAAAGCACCGCCGCCCTGGGCCTGATGATGCGGGCCCACGGGCGGGGACTGCGCACCGGGCTGTTTCATTTTCTCAAGCACGAGGGGGCCAGCTTCGGTGAGCACCGCACCCTCGACCTGCTGGAGCTGCCCTATCAGGGCCTGGGCGACGGCTTTACCTGGCGCAGCCGCGACCTGGAGAATTCGGCCGCGCTGGCCGCTCACGGCTGGACGCTGGCCCGCGCGGCCATTGAGAGCGGCGAGTACGACCTGATCGTGCTGGATGAATTCACCTATCCCCTGACCTACGGCTGGGTGCCCTGGCCGGAGGTGGAAGCGGTGCTGCGCGGCCGCGACCCCGACTTGCACGTGATGATCACTGGCCGTAGCGCCCTGCCCGAGTTGATAGCCCTGGCCGACACCGTGACCGAGATGCGGGCCGTCAAGCATGCTTACGAAGCCGGCATCGGCGGACAGAAAGGCATCGAATATTGA
- a CDS encoding DHHA1 domain-containing protein, which produces MKWPWTLQPFIFYPQGGGQNGDQGWLRAGAEEWTVTGTRLDKASGVVWHAVAGELPPVDTQLSGEVDAHSRLRQMARHTGEHLLAQAFARINPAFEVAAVGMRGPDCTLDLRGSPSEADAQVAEALLREVMVAGPLTLETQLVPHTELGRYPLRRATPLTGDVQLVIFRDTAGELFDVSACAGTHLPLGNLAAPVTVLGLEHIRAGLTRVTFRAGPEAAEYLGEVYRSARALAQGFNTGVAELPERVEALRSERDRLAAEQSRLRAALAAALVTAAPVEAYGPVQLRVLSLPDAGLLPAALSEVPAGEVRAAVAGERCSVGSGVPELDAGALLRAALTVSGGKGGGRAELAQGQTQQPEQFLAEVRRAVAEKASWSYVCHSRR; this is translated from the coding sequence GTGAAGTGGCCCTGGACGCTTCAGCCTTTTATCTTTTATCCGCAGGGCGGCGGGCAGAATGGTGACCAGGGCTGGCTACGTGCCGGTGCCGAGGAATGGACGGTGACCGGCACCCGGCTGGACAAGGCCAGCGGGGTGGTCTGGCACGCGGTCGCGGGCGAGCTACCCCCGGTGGATACCCAGCTGAGCGGCGAGGTGGACGCCCACAGCCGCCTGCGGCAGATGGCGCGGCACACCGGCGAGCACCTGCTGGCTCAGGCCTTTGCCCGCATAAACCCGGCTTTCGAGGTGGCGGCGGTGGGCATGCGCGGACCCGACTGCACCCTGGACCTGCGCGGCAGCCCCAGCGAGGCGGACGCCCAGGTGGCCGAGGCACTGCTGCGAGAAGTGATGGTGGCCGGCCCGCTGACCCTAGAGACACAGCTGGTGCCGCACACCGAACTGGGCCGCTATCCCCTGCGCCGCGCCACGCCGCTGACCGGTGACGTGCAGCTGGTTATCTTCCGGGACACGGCAGGTGAGCTGTTCGACGTGAGTGCCTGCGCAGGCACCCACCTGCCACTCGGCAACCTGGCGGCGCCGGTCACGGTGCTGGGGCTGGAACACATCCGGGCGGGGCTGACCCGGGTTACCTTCCGCGCCGGGCCGGAAGCGGCCGAGTATCTGGGCGAAGTGTACCGCTCGGCCCGCGCCCTGGCGCAGGGCTTCAACACCGGGGTTGCAGAGTTGCCGGAACGGGTAGAAGCCCTGCGCAGCGAGCGCGACCGCCTGGCCGCCGAGCAGAGCCGGCTGCGTGCGGCGCTGGCCGCCGCTCTGGTTACAGCGGCGCCGGTCGAAGCCTATGGCCCCGTGCAGCTGCGGGTACTGTCCCTGCCGGATGCTGGACTGCTGCCCGCAGCACTGAGCGAAGTCCCTGCCGGCGAGGTGCGGGCGGCGGTGGCCGGGGAGCGCTGCAGCGTGGGCAGCGGTGTTCCTGAGCTGGATGCCGGGGCACTGCTGCGAGCCGCCCTGACAGTCAGCGGGGGCAAGGGCGGCGGCCGGGCCGAGCTGGCCCAGGGGCAGACCCAGCAGCCGGAGCAGTTTCTGGCCGAGGTTCGCCGGGCGGTGGCAGAGAAAGCAAGCTGGTCTTACGTCTGCCACAGCCGGAGATAG
- the modA gene encoding molybdate ABC transporter substrate-binding protein — protein MLCLAACSAPQNDQKSQNAQGASAASVGRSASESSASGAATDTGSASATASGAAGEQTTLTLAVAASLREVVTEAAQAYQQQHPGTQVRITAAGSGALLQQLKAGAPADLFLSADTKTMRQAADAGLLAGPAHTLVYNRLVLIAPQGEKLPFTLPASAEQAAQWLSAQSGKAKVAIGQPDSVPAGRYAQSALERLNVWEQLKPRLVYGENVRQVMDWVAHGEAQAGFVYATDAALMPQKVQVVANLPVDQPIEYQLAQLKQAPAPAAAAEVLDFLQSPQAQSIFNKYGFLSAPDQQSSAQKGN, from the coding sequence TTGCTGTGTCTGGCGGCCTGCTCAGCGCCGCAGAATGACCAGAAGAGCCAGAATGCGCAGGGTGCCTCGGCAGCCAGCGTGGGTCGGTCGGCCTCCGAGTCCAGCGCTTCCGGCGCGGCGACAGACACCGGCAGTGCTTCAGCGACGGCCAGCGGCGCGGCGGGCGAGCAGACCACACTGACCCTGGCGGTCGCGGCCAGTCTGCGCGAGGTGGTCACCGAGGCAGCGCAAGCCTACCAGCAGCAGCACCCCGGCACCCAGGTCCGGATCACGGCGGCCGGGTCGGGCGCGCTGCTCCAGCAGCTCAAGGCCGGTGCCCCCGCCGACCTGTTTCTATCGGCCGATACCAAGACCATGCGGCAGGCGGCAGACGCCGGGCTGCTGGCTGGCCCTGCCCACACGCTGGTCTATAACCGCCTGGTCCTGATCGCACCGCAGGGAGAAAAGCTGCCCTTCACGCTGCCAGCGAGCGCCGAGCAGGCCGCGCAGTGGCTCAGCGCCCAGAGTGGCAAGGCCAAGGTGGCCATCGGTCAGCCAGACAGCGTGCCGGCCGGGCGCTACGCCCAGAGCGCCCTGGAAAGGCTGAACGTCTGGGAGCAGCTGAAACCACGGCTGGTCTACGGCGAGAACGTGCGGCAGGTCATGGACTGGGTGGCGCACGGCGAGGCCCAGGCCGGCTTCGTGTACGCCACCGACGCCGCCCTGATGCCGCAGAAGGTGCAGGTCGTGGCCAATCTGCCGGTGGACCAGCCCATCGAATACCAGCTGGCGCAGCTCAAGCAGGCCCCGGCGCCGGCCGCTGCTGCCGAGGTGCTGGACTTCCTGCAAAGCCCGCAGGCCCAAAGCATCTTCAACAAATACGGCTTCCTGTCAGCGCCCGACCAGCAAAGTTCGGCCCAGAAGGGCAACTGA
- a CDS encoding ABC transporter substrate-binding protein, with protein MPKTKTLAHKSLARKSLTAALLLSALGAAHATTYPLTVTDDLGRKVVLKKEPMRIVAMLPSHTETLIAIGAGGKLVGIDEYSNYPKNVTARIPKVGSGFQPDIEKIVALQPDLVLADESSSSRLTARLEAAGLTVYGGTAQTYNEVFQKIVVLGKLTNRETGAARTVTSMRRELGALERTVVNRPKVSTYYEVDPAPYSVGPNSFIGTLITRAGGKTIVPASLGDFPKIDPELIVKSNPQVMIGLSLNDARRRPGWQNLQAVRGGRVYQPSAEERDALSRPGPRLPQAMRTLIRMIHPEALK; from the coding sequence ATGCCCAAGACCAAGACTCTGGCCCACAAATCCCTGGCCCGCAAGTCCCTGACTGCCGCCCTGCTGCTGTCCGCGCTGGGGGCTGCCCATGCCACCACTTACCCGCTGACCGTGACCGATGACCTGGGCCGTAAAGTGGTGCTGAAAAAAGAACCCATGCGCATCGTAGCGATGCTGCCTTCTCATACCGAGACCCTGATTGCCATCGGTGCCGGCGGTAAGCTGGTGGGCATTGACGAGTACTCCAACTATCCCAAGAACGTGACCGCCCGGATTCCCAAGGTGGGCAGCGGATTTCAGCCGGACATTGAGAAAATCGTGGCGCTCCAGCCTGACCTGGTGCTGGCCGACGAATCCAGCTCCTCGCGGCTGACGGCCCGCTTGGAGGCCGCCGGCCTGACCGTTTATGGCGGCACCGCTCAGACCTACAACGAGGTCTTCCAGAAAATCGTGGTGCTGGGCAAGCTGACCAACCGCGAAACCGGCGCAGCCCGCACCGTGACCTCCATGCGGCGCGAACTGGGTGCCCTGGAGCGCACCGTGGTGAACCGGCCCAAGGTCAGCACCTACTACGAGGTGGACCCGGCGCCCTACTCGGTGGGCCCTAACTCGTTTATCGGCACCCTGATCACCCGCGCCGGCGGGAAAACCATCGTGCCGGCCAGCCTGGGCGACTTTCCCAAAATCGACCCGGAACTGATCGTGAAAAGCAACCCGCAGGTGATGATCGGCCTGAGCCTGAACGACGCCCGCCGCCGTCCCGGCTGGCAGAACCTGCAAGCTGTGCGCGGCGGCCGGGTGTACCAGCCCAGCGCCGAGGAGCGCGACGCCCTCTCGCGCCCCGGCCCCCGTTTGCCGCAGGCCATGCGCACCCTGATCCGGATGATTCATCCCGAAGCGCTCAAATGA
- a CDS encoding alpha/beta hydrolase has product MHLHLPGLHLQDLRLQVPLDHAVPGSQSIEIYARVVTAQDGEQRPYLLYLQGGPGSEGPRPAALNDLPAWQQRLLRDYRLVLLDQRGTGLSTPVGRLEGSAEEQADYLSHFRADAIVHDAEAVHRALGAERWSVLGQSFGGFCTLTYLSLFPEAVETALFTGGLPAPGHHIDEVYARTWETLRRKSEAYYRRFPEDRPRVARLMDLAGAGTLRSEREEEITPEMLRRLGMHLGSDGGAERLHFFLEHQPSSPLFRAGVRAMLPFHASNPLYLVLHEACWADDQVTNWAAERTMPAEFAADPTLLAGEHVHRDFLRCDPLLHPYREVAELLAARHWGPLYDRERLQEVPVSAAAAIYVDDAFVPFEFSRETAGLLPGLRTYITDEYEHSGIRASGERVIDRLLGLAGGQL; this is encoded by the coding sequence ATGCACCTTCATCTGCCCGGCCTGCACCTGCAGGACCTGCGCCTTCAGGTTCCCCTGGACCATGCCGTCCCCGGCAGCCAGAGCATCGAAATCTATGCCCGCGTCGTGACGGCCCAGGATGGGGAACAGCGGCCCTATCTGCTGTACCTGCAGGGCGGCCCCGGCTCGGAAGGGCCACGCCCGGCAGCGCTGAACGACCTGCCGGCCTGGCAGCAGCGGCTGCTGCGCGACTACCGGCTGGTGCTGCTCGACCAGCGCGGCACTGGCCTTTCCACCCCGGTGGGCCGGCTGGAAGGCAGCGCAGAAGAACAGGCCGACTATCTCAGCCATTTCCGCGCCGACGCCATCGTCCACGACGCCGAAGCGGTGCACCGGGCACTGGGGGCCGAGCGCTGGAGCGTGCTGGGGCAGTCGTTCGGGGGCTTTTGCACCCTGACCTACCTCTCGCTGTTCCCGGAAGCGGTGGAAACAGCTTTGTTTACTGGCGGCCTGCCCGCGCCGGGCCACCACATCGACGAAGTCTATGCCCGTACTTGGGAGACACTCCGGCGCAAGTCGGAAGCGTATTACCGCCGCTTTCCGGAAGACCGCCCCCGCGTCGCCCGGCTGATGGACCTGGCCGGGGCCGGCACACTCCGCAGCGAGCGGGAAGAAGAGATCACCCCGGAAATGCTGCGGCGGCTGGGCATGCACCTGGGCTCGGACGGCGGAGCCGAGCGGCTACACTTTTTCCTGGAGCATCAGCCCAGTTCGCCGCTGTTCCGCGCCGGGGTCAGGGCCATGCTGCCTTTCCACGCCAGCAATCCGCTGTATCTGGTGCTGCACGAAGCCTGCTGGGCCGACGATCAGGTGACCAACTGGGCCGCCGAGCGCACCATGCCGGCCGAGTTCGCCGCCGACCCCACCCTGCTGGCCGGCGAGCATGTCCACCGCGATTTTCTGCGCTGTGATCCCCTGCTGCACCCTTACCGCGAGGTGGCCGAGCTGCTGGCCGCTCGGCACTGGGGCCCGCTATACGACCGCGAGCGCCTGCAGGAAGTGCCGGTTTCGGCGGCAGCGGCCATCTATGTGGACGACGCTTTCGTGCCGTTTGAGTTCTCGCGTGAGACGGCCGGACTACTGCCGGGCCTGCGCACCTACATCACCGACGAATATGAACACAGCGGCATCCGCGCCAGCGGCGAACGGGTGATTGACCGGCTGCTGGGCCTGGCGGGAGGTCAGCTGTGA